A region of Lagenorhynchus albirostris chromosome 20, mLagAlb1.1, whole genome shotgun sequence DNA encodes the following proteins:
- the GID4 gene encoding glucose-induced degradation protein 4 homolog isoform X2: MPVRTECPPPAGASATSAASLIPPPPINTQQPGVATSLLYSGSKFRGHQKSKGNSYDVEVVLQHVDTGNSYLCGYLKIKGLTEEYPTLTTFFEGEIISKKHPFLTRKWDADEDVDRKHWGKFLAFYQYAKSFNSDDFDYEELKSGDYVFMRWKEQFLVPDHTIKDISGASFAGFYYICFQKSAASIEGYYYHRSSEWYQSLNLTHVPEHSAPIYEFR, from the exons ATGCCGGTCCGCACCGAGTGTCCCCCGCCGGCCGGTGCCTCGGCCACCTCCGCCGCCTCGCTCATCCCGCCGCCGCCCATCAACACGCAGCAGCCCGGCGTGGCCACCAGCCTGCTCTACAGCGGCTCTAAGTTCCGCGGCCACCAGAAGAGCAAGGGTAACTCGTACGACGTGGAGGTGGTGCTGCAG CACGTGGACACGGGGAACTCGTACCTCTGTGGGTATCTGAAGATCAAAGGCCTTACTGAG GAGTATCCAACCCTCACGACCTTCTTTGAAGGAGAAATAATCAGCAAAAAGCACCCTTTCTTAACCCGGAAGTGGGATGCAGACGAGGATGTTGACCGCAAGCACTGG GGCAAGTTTCTGGCTTTTTATCAGTATGCAAAATCGTTTAATTCAGACGACTTTGATTACGAAGAGCTGAAGAGTGGGGACTATGTCTTCATGAGGTGGAAG GAGCAGTTCCTGGTCCCGGACCACACGATCAAGGACATCAGCGGTGCTTCCTTTGCCGGCTTTTACTACATCTGTTTCCAGAAGTCGGCGGCCTCCATAGAGGGCTACTATTACCACAGGAGCTCGGAATG gTATCAGTCGCTCAATCTCACTCATGTTCCAGAACACAGCGCGCCCATCTACGAATTCCGGTGA
- the GID4 gene encoding glucose-induced degradation protein 4 homolog isoform X1: MPVRTECPPPAGASATSAASLIPPPPINTQQPGVATSLLYSGSKFRGHQKSKGNSYDVEVVLQHVDTGNSYLCGYLKIKGLTEEYPTLTTFFEGEIISKKHPFLTRKWDADEDVDRKHWGKFLAFYQYAKSFNSDDFDYEELKSGDYVFMRWKEKAALGEISPAFLQMKPVAPSFPVCVSMRLGKGKESCLVSKSFSRRETPPWAV; encoded by the exons ATGCCGGTCCGCACCGAGTGTCCCCCGCCGGCCGGTGCCTCGGCCACCTCCGCCGCCTCGCTCATCCCGCCGCCGCCCATCAACACGCAGCAGCCCGGCGTGGCCACCAGCCTGCTCTACAGCGGCTCTAAGTTCCGCGGCCACCAGAAGAGCAAGGGTAACTCGTACGACGTGGAGGTGGTGCTGCAG CACGTGGACACGGGGAACTCGTACCTCTGTGGGTATCTGAAGATCAAAGGCCTTACTGAG GAGTATCCAACCCTCACGACCTTCTTTGAAGGAGAAATAATCAGCAAAAAGCACCCTTTCTTAACCCGGAAGTGGGATGCAGACGAGGATGTTGACCGCAAGCACTGG GGCAAGTTTCTGGCTTTTTATCAGTATGCAAAATCGTTTAATTCAGACGACTTTGATTACGAAGAGCTGAAGAGTGGGGACTATGTCTTCATGAGGTGGAAG GAAAAAGCCGCTTTAGGTGAAATCTCGCCAGCTTTCCTGCAGATGAAGCCTGTAGCACCCTCCTTCCCGGTCTGTGTTTCTATG agactggggaaagggaaggagagttgCTTGGTCTCCAAGAGTTTCTCACGCAGGGAGACTCCCCCGTGGGCCGTCTAG